Sequence from the Myxococcales bacterium genome:
CGGGCGCGCGACGGAGCTCAACCCGGGCACGCACCGCATCGAGGTCGACGCAGAGGGTCAACGGCTGACGCAAGAAATCGTTCTTCGCGAAGGCGAGCGCGGCCGCCACGTTGTGCTGAGCCTGCCCCCAGCGCCGATGGCGCCAGCCGCGAGCGCGGCGCCGCGCGAACCGCCCCCGCACGAACCTTCCGCGCGCACGATCCCTCTCGCTTCCTGGGTCCTAGGCGGCGTGGCGGCGGGTGGCGTCGCCGGCTTTGCCGGCTTCGCCCTCTATGGCGAGAGCCGTTACCGCGACTTGGAGGCCTGCCGACCGCGGTGCACGACGACAGACATCGAGGCGACGAAGGCGACGTACCTGGTGGCAGACGTCTCGCTGGCCGTCGCCATCGTGAGTCTTGGTGCCGCCGTCGCGACCTACTTCTTGTGGCCCACAGGCGAGGCGCCGCGGGCAGCGCTGGCGCAGCGGAGGCGACCGTGAGGCTTCGGTCGCTCGCCACGTTCACCTGCGTTGGCATCGCTGCCGGGTGCTCCCTCGTGCGCTCGTTCGACGGCTTCGGCGATGGCGTCGACGCGGGAGACTACGCCGACTCAGCGCCAGAAGGCGACGCTGCGACTGCCGACAGCTCACCGAGCGACGCCACCGCGACCGGTGACGCGACGGGCCTCGATGGCGCGACGGACAGCGCCCTGGGCGACGCGACGGGCGACGCCACGCATCCGCCGGTCACCTGTGCGCTGACCAGGCTCGCAACGTTCGGTTCGACCCCCGCATCGGCGGATTACCCGAACGCGCTCTCCTTGTCTGACGCCGCCATCTACGTCGTCACGGGATCGCGCGTCGACGGGGGCTCCGACGGCAGCACGGTGTACCGGCTCCCCAAGACCGGCGGCACCCCCAAGGTTGTCCTCGAAACAGCCGAGGTGGTCGAAGGATGCGTCGAACACTCGGGCGAGGTGATTTGCGGACTCGGCAAACGCATCGCGCGGGTCCTCGCCGACGGCGGGACGACGACGCTCGCGCCGGTGGCCCAGGAGATCACCGACTTCGACGAAGGTCCTGACGGCTTGGTCCTCGGCAGCAACACCAACGCCGCGTGGTACTACCCGTGGGACAGCGGCGTCTTGCAGCAGCGGTCCGTCGCGGGGCGCGCCTATCGCATACGGGCCGACGATTCGCGCATCTACTACGCGACAGAGACCGTGGGGCGACTGCAGAGCTTGGCCATCTCCGACTGGGCGCGCGCCGACGCTGGGCCCTGCAACCTCGTCAGCAACAAGAGCGCGACGCACCTCTCGGTGTGCCCCGAGGGGCTCTTCTGGGTCGATCTCAACCGCAACGTTCAACGGACACCGCTCGACGCCTGCGACGCCGGGGGCAACGTCGAGATCTTCTCGTCGCCAACCTACGGCCTCACCGCCAATCCCAAGTTCGTCTTCATTCGCGAAGCTACGCGCGTTCGATTGCAGTGGGTCGACACCGCCAGCCCTGCCTGCGCGAGGGCTCTGCTCGACGGTGGCTCGACCGCCGATCTCGGTGGCGTGATGGCGGCCTTCGCGGGCGACGACGTCTACTTCCTCGCGCCGCCGGCCCTCTACCACCTGGCGACCACGGTGCCCTAGTGTCCTGAGTCAGAAGTTCGCTCGCCGAATGTCGCGCCCCCTCGTCGAGCGAGGGGCGCGAATTCGTCGGTCAAAGTCACAGGTGTACTCGGTTCCTGTCCTCGTTCGACGTGTGGTGAATCTCTGATTCACCACACTAGCCCCCGACACTGTGAAGTCGGCATGGTCTAGTACCTCGACCCATTGATTTTGATGGGTCGAGTACGGCAAACGAGAACGAAACTCCCAGACACAAACCCGTGGAAACGAGGCAGGTTCGAGTTGGCCCCTCGCTCGTCGGGGGCCTCCTCGAACCTGCCGATTTCACAGTGTCGGGGTACGAGAGTTAGCGCTCGACGCAACGAACGGCACGTCGGCCGGTCAAGGCCCCAAGAAGCTCTCGAGCGCCCTCGTGTCTTCGGTCGACAGCGTGCGCAGCAATGGCGGCATGGTGCGAGCGCGCAAGACGCGCTCCTTAATCGGCTCGCGGTTCGCGTTCCACGCGGAATAGGACGAGAGCGCCAGGCCGGCACGACCGGCGCCGTGGCACTCGCCGCAGGCGCGCGCCGCCACGGGAAGGACGCGCGCATTCCAATTGGCCTCCTCCGCTGAGAGCTCGACCCTATGGCGCGCGAGAGCGGGCCCGGCGCGCCACACGTCGCCGCTCCGCGAGACGAGCATCGAACTCGCCGCGTCGAACGTCGCCACCGAGCCGCGACGCAGCGATTCGCCGTCGAGGTTCCACGGCTCGGCGCCGGCAACGAACCAGACCCGGCCGCCGCCGGCGCCAAGGGCGCGGAGCTCCACGTCGTCGCGTTCGACGATTCGCGAGAGCGTTCCGCCGCTGGTGCCGTCCTCGCGGAGCAGCGCGTGCGGTGTCAAAACGAGGAGGCGTCCGGCGGCGTCGAAGGCGGCGCCGCGCGCGCCAGGCACGGCGCGACTCGTGGCCTTGCGACTCGCCACGTCCACGACGACGAGCTCGTCGCCGCGCAGACCGGCGATGCGAGACTCGGTCGCCGCAACGCCATCGAGACTCGGCACGTCGAGGCGAACGCTCGTTTGCTTCGCGACGTTGACGAGGAGGACGGCGCCGTCGAGGGCGAGCGCGAAGGCCGCGTCCGACGTCACCGCGACGCCGCGAACGTGCTCCCCGCTGGCGATGGGCAAGCGACGTCCGACGTTCTCGAAGCGACCGGACTCAAGCAAGCGAAGCAAGCGACCGTCGGCGGAGAGTCCCACGAGCCACGTCCCCTCCCCGTCGAGGGCGGGGATAGCGGCGGCACCGCGCCAAGCGCGCACGTCACCCTGCGACTGCACGACGGCGCCAGCGCGCACAAGCACCGCACCGTGGTCGCCAAAGGCGACGTAGTCATCGGCCGCCTCCGCGACGGCGACGACATCGCCGAGCGCCTTCGGATCGGCCGTCGGCAAAGCGTGGAGCGTGAGGTCGGGGCCGCGCGAGAGGGTCGACGTGCTCGCCACCGCGGCCGTCTCGCCGATGGCATCTGCCGCCGAGAAGCAGCCCGCGACGGCAAGGAGCGCCAAAGCGAGGAGGCCCAGCTTCACGCGAGCACCTCCGGCATCACGACACCGTCGCGAAGGTGCGCGCGCGGGTCGATGCCCATCGCCGCGAGCAAGGTGGCGATGACGTCGCCGGGCTGAATGGGTCTCGCACCGGTGGCTTCTTGGATGTAGTTCGTCGACAAGAGCTGGCCAGCGTCGGTGCCTCCAAACGCGCGCCCCCCCTTGAAGCGGGGCGAGACGATCAGCGCGGAGTTGTTGGGGTGGTGGTCTCGCCCGCCGCGCAGGTTAATCTGCGGCGTCCGGCAGAAGTCGCTCACGACCAGGATGTGAACGCGGTCCGAGAGCCCTTCGGCGTCGAGTCGGTCGATCAGCGTCGCGATGACGTCGAAGAACTCCTGGTACTTGAGCGGCGCGTCGGCGTAGTCGGCGCTGTGCGTGTCGAAGCCGCGGACGGCGAAGCTCACGCAGCGAACGACGCGTTTCTTGATGGCTTCGACGGCGAAGGCCGCGTTCAGTGCCATGGTGTCTTGGAAGCGGCGAACGACGCGCTGGCCCGCGCCGTCGACGAAGAAGCGCGGCTGGGCCACGGTGCGGAGCTTGTTCTCATCGAAGAGTTGCCCCGTCCCCTTGTCAGCCAACAGCCGGCGCAGCGCCTCGTACTGAAGCTTCATGCGCTCCGCAGGCACGGGGTCGTAGGAGCTCGCGGCCAAGTCGGCGGCTTCTTCGGCCAGCACGGCGGTGACCGCGTCGCGATCTTGCGCCGTCGTCCACGCGTCGCTTCGCGCCACCGAATCGCCGGCCGTGGTGACGCGGCTCATCCGCAGCGGCATGCCACGCGGGTCGAGCGTTCGCGAGACGAAGGTCGAGGGGAACTCGACGCTGACGAGGGGCAGAAGGTCTGCGGCGCCGAGCTCACTGGCGAGAACGCTGTCAACCGAGGTTTGAACCGCTCGACCGCCGGCGAGGTGGCGCCCCGTAGCGGAATAGAAGGCGCCGTCCCGATGGGAGACGGTGTCCATCGCGATGCCGTTCACGAGGGTGAGTCGATCGGCGCGATCGGTGAGGTTGCCCATCACCGGGCCGAGCGTCAGGGCGCCGCGCCGCACGAGTTCGAAGCTCGACGTGCCGTCCCCGAGGGGCTTCGGTGTCCAGTGCCGAATGCCGGCCGTCTCGACGACCTCGTCGGTGGCCGGGTCGACGAGACCAACACGAGCGTTTCGTGGATCCGCCCAGAGCGAGACGTCCCAGCCGCCCGAGGCGTGGATCACGATGAAGCTCTCCTCGACGCCGCTCGGGTTCGCGAGCGCGCGAAGCACCGGTAGCGACGCCGTCGAGGCGGCGCCGGTCGCGGCGAACAGCTTGAGAAACGAACGTCGGTTCATGGTGATTCCTTGGGGGTTGCGGCGCGCCGCTGACGCGTGCGGCGCCTCGAGGTGAACCTGGGAGCGGCCCGTCGGTCAGTACAGGTGGAA
This genomic interval carries:
- a CDS encoding DUF1501 domain-containing protein, yielding MNRRSFLKLFAATGAASTASLPVLRALANPSGVEESFIVIHASGGWDVSLWADPRNARVGLVDPATDEVVETAGIRHWTPKPLGDGTSSFELVRRGALTLGPVMGNLTDRADRLTLVNGIAMDTVSHRDGAFYSATGRHLAGGRAVQTSVDSVLASELGAADLLPLVSVEFPSTFVSRTLDPRGMPLRMSRVTTAGDSVARSDAWTTAQDRDAVTAVLAEEAADLAASSYDPVPAERMKLQYEALRRLLADKGTGQLFDENKLRTVAQPRFFVDGAGQRVVRRFQDTMALNAAFAVEAIKKRVVRCVSFAVRGFDTHSADYADAPLKYQEFFDVIATLIDRLDAEGLSDRVHILVVSDFCRTPQINLRGGRDHHPNNSALIVSPRFKGGRAFGGTDAGQLLSTNYIQEATGARPIQPGDVIATLLAAMGIDPRAHLRDGVVMPEVLA